AATATCTGATTCTCTCCCACAGCGAAAAACATTATCGCGAGATGGGGCGGCTGGTCGCTCAAAGCAAGGCTCTGCCCTTCTCGACCTTCCTTGCCCAGTATAACGAGCTTCTGCAAGCGGCACTGCATCTGAGTACCACAGTACGCAAACAGGTCAATGTGCTGCAGCATATTCTCGGCTACTTCAAGCGCGAGCTGAGCAGCGCCGAAAAGCAGGAGGCCCTGGGACTGATCGACGACTACCGCAATGACCTGGTGCCTCTTATCGTGCCGATCACCTTACTCAACCACTTTGTGCTCAAGTACGACCAGCCCTACCTCAAGCAACAGCTCTATCTTAACCCGCATCCGCGCGAACTCAAGCTGCTCAATCACGTGTGATCTTCACTGCTGATGACTATTTTCAGCCTCGCAGCGGCTTGTGGTTTTCAGGGCGATGAGCGCGGATATTGGGGTCAGCAGCGCCGCCAGTTTTGCACGGGCATTTCGTTATTCCTGCTGCTCGACAAAAAGCAGACGATCGCTGGCAAATCCAAGTTCGCTGGCCCGGTTCAGCAGTTTTTGCCGTGTTGCCGCATCCAGCGTCCGGGTCCGAGACAGGATCCACAGATAATCCCGATCCGGGCCGCTGACCATCGCGTAGGCATAATTTAGCTGATCAAGCGCAATCACGTGGTAGCCGGCATAAAAGGGCCAGAAAAAGCTCACCTTCAGACTCCCCTGTTGCGGGGAACCGAGGAGATAAGCTCTCCCGGTAGCGGTTTTCCACTCACCGGTCACGCTGTTGTAACCGCGGTTGATGACGTCGATCCCGCCATCGGCACGTTTGCTGTAGGTCGCCGTGACCTGGCTGAGGCCGCGCTCGAAGCGATGATCCAGGCGGGCGATCTCGTACCAGGTCCCCAGATAACGTTCCAGGTCGAAAGGCGCGACCGGGGTTATCCCTTTGGGGGCGGCGGTGCAACCGAACAGCATCAGCAGGCTACAAAGCAAGGTTGAGATTTTCATGTGTTACTCCCGTGGCAAGCGTCAACTGATCCAGCGGCCGAGCAGATAACTGCCGCTGGCAACCAGGGTACAGAGCAGGGTTCCCCAGGCGATATCGACCATCACGACCCTGATCGGCCAATCACGCAGGGTCGCCAGGTTGGTCAGGTCGTAGGTGGCGTAAGTAAAAAACCCGAACAGCGCCCCCCAGAGCGCGGCTTTCGCCAGCGATTGCGCATCCAGCCCCGGTTTGACGGCAAACAGGATGATACCAGCGATATAGACAAAGTAGAACAGCAGTGCTGCCGGCCAGTTGACTGCCGGGTTGAGCAGGTGGGAAAGATTGTGCCGATAAAAATTCTTCGCCACCATGCCCAGCCAAAGCAGATCGATGGCAAAAAAAACCGGGATCGTCAGCAGGTAGAGCTTCAAGTAATAAACGAACATGCTTGTCTCCTTTTCCTTTTCACTAACTGAACCAGCAGAGCAACTCCCTACCTTTATATTTTAACGCCGTGACTTCACTGCGAGTCTAAACTGCAGACCAAAGACTCTGGCCGCTTGATTGTTCTTTTTTTGTTGCGATTTTATGCTTGTTCTTTTTTCTTTTTCATATATTATTCTGATAAATACTATTTTGTCTAGGACAAAAATGAAAATTCAGCAACTCAGTAAAGAAATCGGTATCGGCATCGACACCTTGCGGATCTGGGAGCGCCGTTATGGGTTTCCGATTCCTGGCCGCGATGCCCGTGGCCATCGCAGCTATGCCCAGGACCAGGTTGAAGCGCTGCAGCGGGTCAAAAATCTGATGAGTTTTGGTCTGCGGCCGGGAAAAATTTTCACCCTCACCGAGCAACAACGCCGCGCACAGCTGCAAAGTCTGCTCGATCAGGGCCAGCCGAGCGATAAACGGCTACAGCGACTGATCGATGCATTGGCACCGCAGCAGATTGCACAGGCGATCACAGCTATGCGGGAAGAACTTGGCCTGGTTTGCCTCCAATATATAGACCTTATCCTTGTATATCGCGTACTGAATGTTCAGCAAGCCCACAACCTTGAACTCAATTGCTATCTTACGAGTGTAATCCCTTATGGTATCGATGTGCTTCTTAGGTATGTTGACAGGAGGTATAACACAGGCAGAGTCACCGGAATGCACTCCGGCTTCCTCAATGTGCTCCATTACCGCAGGCACGAATGCATCAGTACCGTCCGATATGGCATCTGCTTCCGCCTCAATGGCATCATTAAGAAACTGGTCAATCAGTATCGGCCGTTCAGGAGTAACATCCACAGCCGCCGCCATGTAGTGCTTCAACATCGCGTCGTCATGAACAATCTCCATACCGCGCCCTCCCAGAACAAATGAAGGCCTTACGATGACAGGGTAACCTATTCTTTCAGCCACCTTTAAAGCTTCCTCCAGAGAACGGGCCATGCCGTTCTCAGGCTGAGGAATTCCGAGCTTGATCATCTTCTGACTGAACTTGTCCCGGTCCTCAGCCATTTCGATAGTCTCAGGACTGGTTCCGATAATCTTTACGCCGGCCGCTTCGAGCTCGGCAGCGATATTCAATGGAGTCTGTCCTCCAAACTGACATATCACGCCATCCGGCTTCTCCTTCTCATAAATGCTGAGCACATCCTCTACTGTGAGCGGCTCAAAATAGAGCTTATTGGATGTATCGAAGTCCGTAGATACGGTTTCTGGATTGCAATTTACCATTATTGACTCAATTCCCTCGTCACGAAGTGCGAATGCAGCGTGAACACAGCAATAGTCAAACTCTATCCCCTGTCCGATCCTGTTCGGTCCGCCGCCCAATACCATGATCTTCCGGTTGGACGAAACAGCCGTCACGTCGGG
This sequence is a window from Desulfuromonadaceae bacterium. Protein-coding genes within it:
- a CDS encoding lipocalin family protein, yielding MKISTLLCSLLMLFGCTAAPKGITPVAPFDLERYLGTWYEIARLDHRFERGLSQVTATYSKRADGGIDVINRGYNSVTGEWKTATGRAYLLGSPQQGSLKVSFFWPFYAGYHVIALDQLNYAYAMVSGPDRDYLWILSRTRTLDAATRQKLLNRASELGFASDRLLFVEQQE
- a CDS encoding DUF2177 family protein — its product is MFVYYLKLYLLTIPVFFAIDLLWLGMVAKNFYRHNLSHLLNPAVNWPAALLFYFVYIAGIILFAVKPGLDAQSLAKAALWGALFGFFTYATYDLTNLATLRDWPIRVVMVDIAWGTLLCTLVASGSYLLGRWIS
- a CDS encoding ATP-grasp domain-containing protein, whose amino-acid sequence is DLMGMLAEPSSERQFIMYEAIRKGAGVKELFNLTHIKEWFIQQMKELVELEEEVLKYKGRSLPNKLLERAKKDGFADKYLAKILGVTEVSIREQRKKIGVVEGWHPVPVSGVKDAAYYYSTYNAPDVTAVSSNRKIMVLGGGPNRIGQGIEFDYCCVHAAFALRDEGIESIMVNCNPETVSTDFDTSNKLYFEPLTVEDVLSIYEKEKPDGVICQFGGQTPLNIAAELEAAGVKIIGTSPETIEMAEDRDKFSQKMIKLGIPQPENGMARSLEEALKVAERIGYPVIVRPSFVLGGRGMEIVHDDAMLKHYMAAAVDVTPERPILIDQFLNDAIEAEADAISDGTDAFVPAVMEHIEEAGVHSGDSACVIPPVNIPKKHIDTIRDYTRKIAIEFKVVGLLNIQYAIYKDKVYILEANQAKFFPHSCDRLCNLLRCQCIDQSL